A single genomic interval of Streptosporangium album harbors:
- a CDS encoding GntR family transcriptional regulator — MNSLPRGRRFRTLAARLRQEIVQGRWPVGGRLPTEAELAQTYSVGVNTVRRAVDLLVEEGLVRRRQGSGTFVTTASVTTGARPRLIGALVPSNTYYFPRVVQGIERAATAAGVQLVLACSNYDPGVELAQIQQLVDVGVAGLLLVPNLHLVADPAAHLARLRELPVPYVLVERRPADPRPADPTSYVCTDVHGGGYAAVQHLSRLGRSRIGYLGRIGTATSEHVFAGYRQAVADLGLSEIPEAVARQPVWTGHDMLAYANSLVTEKVRAVVCLGDREATALLPYLRRVGLTVPDDIAVVAYDDEVADLSEVPLTAVSPPKAEVGRMATELLLRRIELGPVAPVCRVVLQPRLAVRASCGAAAGSLVEVRVPM; from the coding sequence ATGAATTCCCTCCCAAGGGGAAGGCGATTCCGCACCCTCGCGGCACGCCTGCGGCAGGAAATCGTGCAGGGTCGCTGGCCGGTCGGCGGCAGGCTGCCGACCGAGGCCGAGCTGGCGCAGACCTACTCGGTCGGGGTGAACACCGTGCGCCGCGCGGTGGACCTGCTGGTCGAGGAGGGACTCGTCCGGCGCCGGCAGGGGTCGGGCACCTTCGTGACCACCGCCTCCGTCACCACGGGGGCCAGGCCGCGGCTCATCGGCGCGCTCGTCCCGTCGAACACCTACTACTTCCCCCGGGTCGTCCAGGGCATCGAGCGGGCGGCCACCGCCGCCGGAGTCCAGCTCGTGCTCGCGTGCTCCAACTACGACCCCGGCGTCGAGCTCGCGCAGATCCAGCAGCTCGTCGACGTCGGGGTCGCGGGTCTGCTGCTGGTGCCCAACCTGCACCTCGTCGCCGACCCCGCCGCGCACCTGGCCCGGCTGCGCGAGCTGCCCGTGCCGTACGTGCTGGTGGAGCGCAGGCCGGCCGACCCCCGCCCGGCCGACCCGACGTCCTATGTCTGCACCGACGTGCACGGCGGCGGCTACGCGGCGGTCCAGCACCTCAGCCGGCTCGGCCGGAGCCGGATCGGCTACCTCGGCCGGATCGGCACCGCCACCTCGGAGCATGTCTTCGCGGGATACCGCCAGGCCGTCGCCGACCTCGGGCTGTCGGAGATCCCGGAGGCCGTGGCCAGGCAGCCCGTCTGGACCGGGCACGACATGCTGGCATACGCCAACTCGCTGGTCACGGAGAAGGTGCGCGCGGTGGTGTGTCTCGGAGACCGCGAGGCGACCGCGCTCCTGCCCTACCTGCGCCGGGTCGGCCTGACCGTCCCCGACGACATCGCCGTGGTCGCCTACGACGACGAGGTCGCCGACCTGTCCGAGGTGCCGCTCACCGCGGTGTCGCCGCCCAAGGCCGAAGTCGGCCGCATGGCGACCGAGCTGCTGCTCCGCCGGATCGAGCTCGGTCCCGTCGCCCCGGTCTGCCGCGTCGTGCTGCAGCCCCGCCTGGCCGTACGGGCCTCCTGCGGCGCCGCCGCCGGCAGCCTCGTCGAGGTCCGCGTCCCCATGTGA
- a CDS encoding ABC transporter substrate-binding protein — protein MRVRMLAAAAVAVLTVAGTASCGGSADDSGAVTLKLGFYAAAGDAADTTMRELVKEFTAANPSIKVQLEVAPYVKFFEKLRTQIAGGQAPQVWLSDGVFVQEFAARGALADLSDRVKTVDAAGYSGIELNRDAKGRIYGFPQGAQTPVLFYNKKLFADAKVAEPTADWTYDDLAAAAKKLTKDTNGDGKPDTYGFRAYSPGFTESWWPIVKAFGGDIVTDDNRKVVVDSPQSKAALDWMLGAMGKDGFAPDYATTEGLGKGVVHTLFATGRVAMSYGIYARTLPAVSAGVDFGVAPLPKGPAGRGNVAIVNSWVVSKAASPAQADAAWKWITFFSGEGPQRKWAELGEAIPINKKVASTALPADRGPAFLESLDAATDLGTNAVWSEYTEALAKRMNEALSGATPVATALTAGQKDAQEVIGRFYAGQTQ, from the coding sequence ATGAGAGTGCGCATGCTCGCCGCCGCCGCGGTGGCCGTCCTCACCGTGGCCGGCACGGCGTCATGTGGCGGCTCGGCCGACGATTCGGGAGCGGTCACCCTGAAGCTCGGCTTCTACGCCGCGGCGGGAGACGCCGCAGACACGACCATGCGGGAGCTCGTCAAGGAGTTCACGGCCGCCAACCCGTCGATCAAGGTGCAGCTGGAGGTCGCGCCGTACGTCAAGTTCTTCGAGAAGCTGCGCACCCAGATCGCCGGCGGCCAGGCCCCGCAGGTGTGGCTGTCCGACGGTGTGTTCGTGCAGGAGTTCGCCGCGCGCGGCGCCCTCGCCGACCTGAGCGACCGGGTCAAGACCGTCGACGCCGCCGGCTACTCCGGCATCGAGCTGAACCGGGACGCCAAGGGCCGGATCTACGGCTTCCCGCAGGGCGCCCAGACGCCGGTGCTGTTCTACAACAAGAAGCTGTTCGCCGACGCCAAGGTGGCCGAGCCGACCGCCGACTGGACCTACGACGACCTCGCCGCCGCGGCCAAGAAGCTCACCAAGGACACCAACGGCGACGGCAAGCCCGACACGTACGGCTTCCGCGCCTACTCGCCGGGCTTCACCGAGAGCTGGTGGCCCATCGTCAAGGCGTTCGGCGGCGACATCGTCACCGACGACAACCGCAAGGTGGTCGTCGACAGCCCGCAGTCGAAGGCCGCGCTCGACTGGATGCTCGGCGCGATGGGCAAGGACGGATTCGCCCCCGACTACGCGACCACCGAGGGCCTGGGCAAGGGCGTCGTCCACACGCTGTTCGCCACCGGCCGGGTCGCGATGTCGTACGGCATCTACGCCCGCACCCTGCCCGCGGTGAGCGCGGGCGTCGACTTCGGGGTGGCGCCGCTGCCGAAGGGCCCGGCCGGCCGCGGCAACGTCGCGATCGTCAACTCATGGGTGGTCAGCAAGGCCGCCTCGCCGGCGCAGGCCGACGCGGCGTGGAAGTGGATCACCTTCTTCTCCGGGGAGGGCCCGCAGCGCAAGTGGGCCGAGCTGGGCGAGGCGATCCCGATCAACAAGAAGGTCGCCTCCACGGCCCTGCCCGCCGACCGCGGCCCGGCGTTCCTCGAATCGCTCGACGCGGCCACCGACCTCGGCACCAACGCCGTGTGGTCGGAGTACACCGAGGCTCTGGCCAAGCGGATGAACGAGGCGCTGTCGGGCGCCACGCCCGTCGCCACCGCGCTCACGGCCGGGCAGAAGGACGCCCAGGAGGTCATCGGCCGCTTCTACGCGGGGCAGACGCAGTGA
- a CDS encoding carbohydrate ABC transporter permease: MLTRRAGKVAAEPRPPARKRRTGERAWAFAFASPYLLHLVALAAWPLLASLFFSMTDYDLMSSPRFVGFGNFTRLFSDGLFWRTLGNTAYFAVLFVPTQTVLALGLAIALNQRLRGMALFRAAYFVPVVSSWVVVAYVADAVFNPQTGIANQVLGFFGLPAENWLQDPALVIPTLAAVAVWKGVGYMMVLFLAGLQAIPEERYEAAKIDGASAWNRFRYITLPGISGTTFLVLVLTSIETLQSFEQVFVMTDGGPHGASELTVLHLYRQGFQFFQMGYASAIAWVLFVLVLALTLVQFRLQRRWVHYA; this comes from the coding sequence GTGCTCACCAGGCGAGCCGGGAAGGTGGCCGCGGAGCCGCGGCCACCCGCCCGGAAACGGCGCACAGGGGAGCGGGCCTGGGCGTTCGCCTTCGCCTCGCCCTACCTGCTCCACCTGGTCGCACTGGCCGCCTGGCCGCTGCTGGCCTCGCTGTTCTTCAGCATGACCGACTACGACCTGATGTCCTCGCCCAGGTTCGTCGGGTTCGGCAACTTCACCCGGCTCTTCAGCGACGGCCTCTTCTGGCGGACGCTCGGCAACACCGCGTACTTCGCCGTGCTGTTCGTGCCGACCCAGACGGTCCTGGCCCTGGGCCTGGCGATCGCGCTCAACCAGCGGCTGCGCGGCATGGCCCTGTTCCGCGCGGCCTACTTCGTCCCGGTCGTCTCCTCGTGGGTGGTCGTCGCGTACGTCGCGGACGCGGTCTTCAACCCGCAGACCGGCATCGCCAACCAGGTGCTCGGCTTCTTCGGGCTGCCCGCCGAGAACTGGCTGCAGGATCCCGCGCTGGTGATCCCCACGCTCGCGGCGGTCGCGGTGTGGAAGGGCGTCGGCTACATGATGGTGCTCTTCCTCGCGGGCCTGCAGGCCATCCCCGAGGAGCGCTACGAGGCGGCGAAGATCGACGGCGCGTCGGCCTGGAACCGGTTCCGGTACATCACCCTGCCCGGTATCTCCGGCACCACCTTCCTGGTGCTGGTGCTCACCTCCATCGAGACGCTGCAGTCGTTCGAGCAGGTCTTCGTGATGACCGACGGAGGTCCACACGGGGCGAGCGAGCTCACCGTGCTCCACCTCTACCGGCAGGGCTTCCAGTTCTTCCAGATGGGCTACGCCTCGGCCATCGCGTGGGTGCTGTTCGTGCTGGTGCTCGCGCTCACCCTCGTGCAGTTCCGGCTCCAGCGCAGGTGGGTGCACTATGCGTAA
- a CDS encoding carbohydrate ABC transporter permease: MRKTASYALVLAGALVMLLPFAAALSNSLKSFAQYIQVPPTWIPDPVQWDNYAEVWRRTPFGLYLANSLVIAVLAVAGNVLTSAMVGHALARMRLPGKQTLLTMALGTMMLPTVITIVPNFLLFRSLGWLDTLLPLIVPYWLATPIGIFLMRQTFLGIPKDFEEAAGLDGANPWQVFWRIHLPLAKPALATLAVFTFTTSWKAVLEPTIYLTSPENYTLPVGVLSLKGQFVGNDQLVTAAAMMSLLPMLVVFVLAQRYFVRGTMSAGLKG, from the coding sequence ATGCGTAAGACCGCTTCCTACGCCCTGGTCCTCGCGGGCGCCCTGGTCATGCTGCTGCCGTTCGCCGCGGCGCTCAGCAACTCGCTCAAGAGCTTCGCGCAGTACATCCAGGTGCCGCCGACGTGGATCCCCGACCCGGTCCAGTGGGACAACTACGCGGAGGTGTGGCGGCGCACCCCGTTCGGGCTCTATTTGGCCAACAGCCTCGTGATCGCGGTCCTCGCCGTGGCCGGCAACGTGCTGACCAGCGCCATGGTCGGGCACGCCCTGGCCAGGATGCGCCTGCCGGGCAAGCAGACGCTGCTCACCATGGCCCTCGGGACCATGATGCTGCCGACCGTCATCACGATCGTGCCGAACTTCCTGCTGTTCCGCTCGCTGGGCTGGCTGGACACCCTGCTGCCGCTCATCGTGCCGTACTGGCTGGCCACGCCCATCGGGATCTTCCTGATGCGGCAGACCTTCCTCGGCATCCCCAAGGACTTCGAGGAGGCCGCGGGCCTCGACGGCGCCAATCCCTGGCAGGTGTTCTGGCGGATCCACCTCCCGCTGGCCAAGCCCGCCCTGGCCACGCTCGCGGTCTTCACGTTCACCACGTCGTGGAAGGCCGTGCTGGAACCCACCATCTACCTCACCTCACCCGAGAACTACACGCTGCCGGTCGGGGTGCTGAGCCTCAAGGGCCAGTTCGTCGGAAACGACCAGCTCGTCACGGCCGCGGCCATGATGAGCCTGCTGCCGATGCTCGTCGTGTTCGTCCTGGCTCAGCGCTATTTCGTCCGCGGCACCATGTCCGCGGGACTCAAGGGCTGA
- a CDS encoding Gfo/Idh/MocA family protein, which yields MTTTSGLRLGVIGAGTIAEFHVAAARQTTGQVKVVAVCDVRAEAAEKLAAEAGARVFTDHRAMIEAGGLDAVVITVPHALHAPITLDAAAAGLHVLVEKPIATTREDAIRMIDACRAAGVVFAVGHVLRFVPTLRAAAAYLASGELGHVVVASERRTADYADPARPRWFLDAGMAGGGIVLNVGTHSIDKLQMLVGSPIVEVTGHIAGAAGGSVETEAVALARHADGTRSTISVTGTGLPFTDEAEIVCGEGAVRISRGEGVWSFRGGVATQVAAPEPGEMSRAFAAQLADFARACAAGTAPEVTPEYALSVLDVALAVYESARQGSTVTVKGQM from the coding sequence GTGACAACAACATCCGGGCTGCGCCTGGGCGTCATCGGTGCGGGCACCATCGCCGAGTTCCATGTGGCCGCCGCACGACAGACAACCGGGCAGGTGAAGGTCGTCGCGGTGTGCGACGTGCGGGCCGAGGCGGCGGAGAAGCTGGCCGCGGAGGCCGGCGCCCGCGTCTTCACCGACCATCGGGCGATGATCGAGGCCGGCGGCCTCGACGCGGTCGTGATCACCGTCCCGCACGCCCTGCACGCCCCGATCACCCTGGACGCCGCCGCGGCCGGGCTGCACGTGCTCGTGGAGAAGCCGATCGCCACCACGCGCGAGGACGCGATCCGCATGATCGACGCCTGCCGCGCGGCCGGCGTCGTGTTCGCGGTCGGGCACGTCCTGCGCTTCGTCCCGACGCTGCGCGCCGCGGCCGCCTACCTCGCCTCGGGCGAACTCGGCCACGTCGTCGTGGCCTCGGAACGGCGTACCGCCGACTACGCCGACCCCGCGCGGCCCCGCTGGTTCCTCGACGCCGGCATGGCCGGCGGCGGGATCGTGCTCAACGTCGGCACCCACAGCATCGACAAGCTCCAGATGCTCGTCGGCTCGCCGATCGTCGAGGTCACCGGCCACATCGCCGGAGCCGCCGGCGGGTCGGTGGAGACGGAGGCGGTCGCGCTGGCGCGGCACGCCGACGGCACCCGCTCGACGATCTCCGTCACCGGCACCGGCCTGCCGTTCACCGACGAGGCCGAGATCGTGTGCGGGGAGGGCGCGGTACGGATCAGCCGAGGCGAGGGCGTCTGGTCCTTCCGCGGAGGCGTCGCCACCCAGGTGGCCGCTCCCGAACCCGGTGAGATGTCCAGGGCGTTCGCCGCGCAGCTCGCCGACTTCGCGCGGGCCTGCGCGGCGGGGACCGCGCCCGAGGTCACGCCGGAGTACGCGCTGTCCGTCCTGGACGTCGCCCTCGCCGTCTACGAGTCCGCCCGTCAAGGTTCCACCGTCACAGTGAAGGGACAGATGTGA
- a CDS encoding sugar phosphate isomerase/epimerase family protein, with the protein MNPLAFSTLGMPGAPADEVIAVAARYGCAGVELRCAEGEIVSPDTSPGDLRAVARAFDAAGIEIVAVCSYTRVARPDGDPVAEVLRHVEIAEALGSPYVRVFGGVEGQDDPATTATRRLAEVADRLPDNGVDVLLETHDVFLTGEAIAGVLAGVGSPRVGALWDVVNPWRAGETAADTADTLAPYLRHVQIKDAAAPTELAPVLPGQGAVGVPGVLAELDRIGYSGYLALEWERMWYPDAPPIGEALAAFRQVIGR; encoded by the coding sequence GTGAACCCGCTCGCGTTCAGCACGCTCGGCATGCCGGGCGCCCCCGCCGACGAGGTGATCGCGGTGGCCGCCCGGTACGGCTGCGCCGGCGTGGAGCTGCGCTGCGCCGAAGGTGAGATCGTCTCCCCGGACACATCGCCCGGCGACCTGCGCGCGGTCGCGCGCGCTTTCGACGCCGCCGGAATCGAGATCGTCGCCGTCTGCTCCTACACCCGCGTGGCGCGGCCGGACGGCGATCCCGTGGCCGAGGTGCTGCGCCACGTTGAGATCGCCGAGGCGCTCGGCTCGCCGTACGTGCGGGTCTTCGGCGGGGTCGAGGGCCAGGACGACCCGGCCACCACCGCGACTCGGAGGCTCGCGGAGGTGGCGGACCGGCTGCCGGACAACGGCGTCGACGTGCTGCTGGAGACCCATGACGTCTTCCTCACCGGCGAGGCGATCGCCGGGGTCCTCGCCGGTGTCGGCTCGCCACGGGTCGGCGCGCTGTGGGACGTGGTCAACCCGTGGCGCGCGGGGGAGACGGCCGCCGACACGGCGGACACGCTGGCGCCGTACCTGCGGCACGTGCAGATCAAGGACGCGGCGGCGCCCACCGAGCTCGCGCCGGTGCTGCCGGGACAGGGCGCGGTCGGGGTGCCCGGCGTGCTCGCCGAGCTCGACCGCATCGGATACTCCGGATACCTCGCGCTGGAGTGGGAGCGCATGTGGTATCCCGACGCGCCCCCGATAGGCGAGGCCCTCGCGGCCTTTCGCCAGGTGATCGGGCGATGA
- a CDS encoding beta-N-acetylhexosaminidase gives MIPQVASSTPGQGLFPLDRGARVRGPHAGTARELLGLAADGEGPGEITLRLVDDASLGEEGYTLTVAPEGVQIGAAGVAGLRWGVQTLRQLGGPGGVPCGTVRDVPRYAWRGVMIDVARWWRPVSFLRAYVDLLALHKFNVLHLHLTDDQGWRFEVRGHPRLTEVGAHRAESPAGHAREGRFDGTPHGGFYTQRELRDLVDYAAARGVTVVPEIEFPGHSQAAIAACPWLGHSPAEPVEVRTSWGISSHVLNVSDRAAGFARDVLDELCDVFPSRFVHIGGDEVRGDEWAASPDAARRVTSAGLAGPAALHGWWGRLLADHLRGLGRRAVAWDDMLDHDPPEDMVIMAWRGVDRIDAALRAGHDVVAAPHTHTYLDYAESDAPGEPVSIAGPLPLETVYGFDAGDGVLGMQAQLWGEYLPTRERFDYNAFPRLCAVAEAAWSSGRDLGDFTRRLTAHLPLLDRLGVGYRRPHDEGARHVHL, from the coding sequence ATGATCCCGCAGGTGGCCTCGTCGACCCCGGGACAGGGGCTGTTCCCGCTGGACCGGGGCGCGCGGGTGCGCGGTCCGCACGCCGGCACGGCGCGGGAGCTGCTCGGCCTGGCCGCGGACGGCGAGGGTCCCGGGGAGATCACCCTCCGCCTCGTGGACGACGCGTCCCTGGGGGAGGAGGGGTACACCCTGACCGTCGCCCCGGAAGGGGTCCAGATCGGCGCGGCGGGCGTCGCGGGCCTGCGCTGGGGCGTCCAGACGCTGCGCCAGCTCGGTGGGCCCGGCGGCGTGCCGTGCGGCACCGTCCGCGACGTGCCCAGGTACGCCTGGCGCGGCGTCATGATCGACGTGGCCCGATGGTGGCGCCCGGTCTCGTTCCTGCGCGCGTACGTCGACCTGCTGGCGCTGCACAAGTTCAACGTCCTGCACCTGCACCTCACCGACGACCAGGGCTGGCGGTTCGAGGTGCGCGGGCACCCGCGGCTCACCGAGGTCGGGGCCCACCGCGCCGAGTCCCCCGCCGGCCACGCACGGGAGGGCAGGTTCGACGGCACCCCGCACGGGGGTTTCTACACCCAGCGGGAGCTGCGCGACCTGGTGGACTACGCGGCCGCCCGCGGTGTGACCGTGGTCCCCGAGATCGAGTTCCCCGGACACTCCCAGGCCGCGATCGCGGCCTGCCCCTGGCTCGGCCACTCGCCGGCCGAACCCGTCGAGGTGCGGACCTCGTGGGGCATCTCGTCGCACGTGCTCAACGTGAGCGACCGCGCCGCCGGTTTCGCCCGCGACGTGCTCGACGAGCTGTGCGACGTGTTCCCGTCCCGATTCGTCCATATCGGCGGTGACGAGGTCCGCGGCGACGAATGGGCCGCCAGTCCCGACGCCGCGCGGCGGGTGACGAGCGCCGGGCTCGCCGGGCCGGCCGCCCTGCACGGCTGGTGGGGGCGGCTCCTCGCCGATCACCTGCGTGGGCTCGGCCGCCGCGCGGTGGCCTGGGACGACATGCTCGACCACGATCCGCCCGAGGACATGGTGATCATGGCGTGGCGGGGCGTGGACCGGATCGACGCGGCTCTGCGGGCGGGCCACGACGTGGTCGCCGCCCCGCACACGCACACCTACCTCGACTACGCCGAATCGGACGCTCCCGGAGAGCCGGTCAGCATCGCGGGGCCGCTTCCGTTGGAAACCGTCTACGGATTCGACGCGGGGGACGGGGTCCTCGGCATGCAGGCCCAGCTCTGGGGCGAGTACCTCCCCACGCGGGAACGCTTCGACTACAACGCCTTTCCCCGCCTCTGCGCCGTCGCCGAGGCCGCCTGGTCCTCCGGCCGGGACCTCGGCGACTTCACCCGGCGGCTGACCGCCCACCTGCCGCTCCTCGACCGCCTGGGCGTGGGCTACCGGCGGCCACACGACGAAGGAGCGCGACATGTTCACCTCTGA
- a CDS encoding NAD-dependent epimerase/dehydratase family protein: MFTSERELEDRLATPSAALVTDVGELDGDLVVLGAGGKMGPSLVRLARRALDAAGRKSARVYAVSRWSDDAAAKALADQGVDVVRHDLMGGDDLAGLPDAANVVFMVGAKFGTSAAPYQAWAVNAALPAAVARRYRDSAITAFSTGNVYPLVDVASGGSAEGDQPGPVGEYAMSCLGRERIFEHAAATYGTRVAILRLNYAVDLRYGVIADIAANVAAGEPVDVTTGHVNVVWQGYANEVALRSLLHARAPEAFTLNLTGPETASVRRTATRLAAALGVEAAFTRRESGTALLNDASRCHGLFGYPDVPLDTLIAWQADWLARGLPLSGKPTKFAVRDGRF; this comes from the coding sequence ATGTTCACCTCTGAGCGGGAACTTGAGGACCGGCTGGCCACCCCTTCGGCCGCGCTGGTCACCGACGTCGGCGAGCTGGACGGCGACCTCGTCGTGCTCGGTGCCGGCGGCAAGATGGGGCCGAGCCTGGTCCGGCTGGCCCGGCGCGCGCTGGACGCCGCGGGACGGAAGTCCGCCCGCGTGTACGCCGTGTCGCGCTGGTCGGACGACGCCGCCGCCAAGGCGCTGGCGGACCAGGGCGTCGACGTGGTGCGCCACGACCTGATGGGCGGCGACGACCTGGCCGGGCTGCCCGACGCGGCGAACGTCGTTTTCATGGTCGGCGCCAAGTTCGGCACGTCGGCCGCGCCGTACCAGGCGTGGGCGGTCAACGCGGCGCTGCCCGCCGCCGTCGCCCGCCGCTACCGCGACTCGGCGATCACGGCGTTCTCCACCGGCAACGTGTACCCGCTGGTGGACGTGGCCTCCGGAGGTAGCGCGGAGGGCGACCAGCCGGGACCGGTGGGGGAGTACGCGATGAGCTGCCTCGGCCGCGAGCGGATCTTCGAACACGCCGCCGCCACGTACGGCACCCGGGTCGCGATCCTGCGCCTCAACTACGCGGTGGACCTGCGCTACGGCGTGATCGCGGACATCGCCGCCAATGTGGCGGCGGGCGAGCCGGTCGACGTCACGACCGGGCACGTCAACGTCGTGTGGCAGGGGTATGCGAACGAGGTCGCGCTGCGCTCGTTGCTGCACGCGCGCGCCCCGGAGGCGTTCACGCTCAACCTGACAGGGCCCGAGACCGCCTCGGTACGGCGCACGGCCACCCGGCTCGCCGCCGCGCTCGGCGTCGAGGCGGCCTTCACCAGGCGGGAGAGCGGCACGGCGTTGCTGAACGACGCCTCCCGCTGCCACGGCCTGTTCGGCTATCCGGACGTGCCGCTGGACACGCTGATCGCGTGGCAGGCCGACTGGCTGGCGCGCGGGCTGCCCCTTTCGGGAAAGCCGACCAAGTTCGCGGTGCGCGACGGGAGGTTCTGA
- a CDS encoding dihydrodipicolinate synthase family protein, translating into MSIDLLREGTVIPAHPLALTERRTLDERRQRALTRYYLASGAGGVAVAVHTTQFEIRQAGLLRPVLEISADVVAKEADRPFVMVAGACGDTAQAVAEAELAASLGYHAVLLSPMVPGAGEPQLLERARAVGEVLPVIGFYLQEAVGGRRLSPSFWRSLSEQESLVAIKMAPFDRYRTLDVVSAVVASGRGDGVALYTGNDDNILADLLTPVAGRRIVGGLLGQWAVWTRAAVLMFEEVRQAWAGDDRVLRSLLGRAADLTDANGAVFDVAGGFHGCIAGVHEVLRGQGLLAGTWCLDPAEGLSPGQAEEIARVGAAYPWLVDDDFVAAHLDDWLR; encoded by the coding sequence ATGTCTATCGACCTGCTCAGGGAGGGGACCGTCATCCCCGCCCATCCGCTGGCACTGACCGAACGGCGCACGCTCGACGAGCGCCGCCAGCGCGCGCTCACCCGCTACTACCTCGCCTCTGGGGCGGGCGGGGTGGCCGTCGCGGTGCACACGACGCAGTTCGAGATCCGCCAGGCAGGGCTGCTCCGGCCGGTGCTGGAGATCTCCGCCGACGTGGTCGCGAAGGAGGCGGACCGGCCGTTCGTCATGGTCGCCGGCGCCTGCGGCGACACCGCGCAGGCCGTCGCCGAGGCGGAGCTGGCGGCGTCGCTGGGCTACCACGCCGTGCTGCTGTCGCCGATGGTGCCGGGCGCGGGTGAGCCGCAGCTGCTGGAGCGGGCCAGGGCCGTGGGCGAGGTGCTGCCCGTCATCGGCTTCTATCTGCAGGAGGCGGTGGGCGGCCGCAGGTTGAGCCCGTCCTTCTGGCGCTCGCTGAGCGAGCAGGAGTCCCTGGTGGCCATCAAGATGGCACCCTTCGACCGATACCGCACGCTCGACGTGGTCAGCGCCGTCGTGGCGTCGGGGCGCGGCGACGGCGTCGCGCTCTACACCGGCAACGACGACAACATCCTGGCCGACCTGCTCACGCCGGTCGCGGGACGCCGCATCGTCGGCGGGCTGCTCGGTCAGTGGGCCGTGTGGACCCGCGCGGCGGTGCTCATGTTCGAGGAGGTGCGGCAGGCGTGGGCGGGGGACGACCGGGTCCTCCGTTCCCTGCTGGGCCGTGCCGCCGACCTCACCGACGCCAACGGCGCCGTCTTCGACGTGGCCGGCGGCTTCCACGGCTGTATCGCCGGAGTCCACGAGGTGCTGCGCGGACAGGGCCTCCTGGCCGGCACGTGGTGCCTCGATCCGGCCGAAGGGCTGTCCCCGGGACAGGCCGAGGAGATCGCCCGGGTCGGCGCCGCCTATCCCTGGCTGGTCGACGACGACTTCGTCGCCGCCCACCTGGACGACTGGTTGCGCTGA
- a CDS encoding mandelate racemase/muconate lactonizing enzyme family protein: MDSLVIERVETFVVELPTIRSFSISGGSVTTAGRPAERVLVKVTAGGRTGWGEATPTPAWTYETVESISTTIDRYLAPALIGRPAWDLDGACAAYERVINRGLTIGSPIAKSALDIALHDLLGRALGVSVGLLWGQRRVDRITLGWIVAGQTPAEVRQAVEEGRAQGYHAYKVKVGLHDEATDVSVVAAVREAAPDAPIWVDANQAYTVDGALRMARRLADLDVSAFEQPLPANDVTGLRRLRDRSPLPVALDESLRHPSDLATFVKLDAVDIAIAKVQRSGGLTLSRRLCQLAEDAGLRIMGSGLTDTDLGFAASLHLFAAFGVDTPVDLNGRQFVHSAYVGGSTVEVVDGTALVPTGPGLGVEVDEDAVRALSTAYWSV, encoded by the coding sequence ATGGATTCGCTGGTCATCGAGCGGGTGGAGACATTCGTCGTGGAATTGCCGACCATCCGGTCGTTCAGCATTTCCGGGGGGAGCGTCACCACGGCGGGGAGGCCCGCCGAACGGGTTCTCGTCAAGGTGACGGCCGGAGGGCGGACCGGCTGGGGGGAGGCGACGCCGACGCCCGCCTGGACCTACGAGACCGTGGAGTCGATCTCGACGACGATCGACCGCTACCTCGCTCCCGCGCTGATCGGACGGCCGGCGTGGGATCTCGACGGCGCCTGTGCGGCCTACGAGAGGGTGATCAACCGGGGGCTGACGATCGGCTCGCCCATCGCCAAGTCCGCACTCGACATCGCGCTGCACGACCTGCTCGGCCGGGCGCTCGGAGTCTCCGTCGGCCTGCTCTGGGGCCAGCGCCGCGTCGACCGCATCACGCTCGGCTGGATCGTGGCCGGCCAGACCCCGGCCGAGGTACGGCAGGCGGTCGAGGAGGGCCGGGCGCAGGGCTATCACGCGTACAAGGTCAAGGTAGGCCTGCACGACGAGGCGACGGACGTCTCGGTCGTGGCGGCGGTCAGGGAGGCGGCCCCGGACGCGCCCATCTGGGTGGACGCGAATCAGGCCTACACCGTGGACGGCGCGTTGCGCATGGCGCGCAGGCTCGCCGACCTGGACGTGTCGGCGTTCGAGCAGCCGCTGCCCGCCAACGACGTCACCGGGCTGCGCAGGCTGCGGGACCGGAGCCCCCTGCCCGTGGCGCTGGACGAGAGCCTGCGCCATCCCTCCGACCTGGCCACGTTCGTGAAGCTCGACGCGGTCGACATCGCCATCGCCAAGGTCCAGCGTTCAGGCGGTCTCACGCTGTCCCGCCGGCTGTGCCAGCTCGCCGAGGACGCGGGGCTGCGCATCATGGGCTCGGGGCTGACCGACACCGATCTCGGGTTCGCCGCCTCGCTGCACCTGTTCGCCGCGTTCGGCGTGGACACCCCTGTCGACCTCAACGGACGGCAGTTCGTCCACTCGGCCTATGTCGGGGGGAGCACGGTGGAGGTCGTGGACGGCACGGCTCTGGTGCCCACGGGGCCGGGACTCGGCGTCGAGGTGGACGAGGACGCGGTCCGCGCCCTCTCCACGGCGTACTGGAGCGTCTGA